A single window of Syntrophales bacterium DNA harbors:
- a CDS encoding prephenate dehydrogenase/arogenate dehydrogenase family protein: MAASRDFEIGIIGGTGKMGSWCAELFRRQGYVVHQSGRSTGMTMEEMARRCAVVVVSVPMESTADVIQRLGPLLDERSLLMDLTSLKEEPVRLMLASTRAEVVGGHPLFGPLATHPLELSIVLCPARVHRWASWPGEVFWAARVQVIETTPEHHDRVMAVVQGMNHLNTLLMSMLMGECGIGRQELEHFATPLFRSKLSMVDRILSGNTRMYAGLMTANPHVPALLDRYSALVNELIGLVGRGDGTALAERMDRLNQDRDALI; encoded by the coding sequence ATGGCGGCGAGCAGGGACTTTGAAATAGGTATCATAGGCGGGACTGGAAAAATGGGGAGTTGGTGTGCCGAACTCTTCCGCAGACAGGGCTACGTGGTCCACCAGTCCGGCCGGTCGACGGGCATGACCATGGAGGAAATGGCACGCCGGTGTGCCGTTGTGGTGGTCTCGGTACCCATGGAATCTACGGCCGATGTGATCCAGCGTCTGGGGCCTCTCCTGGATGAAAGATCGCTTCTTATGGACCTGACCTCCCTGAAAGAAGAGCCCGTGCGGTTGATGCTCGCCTCGACACGGGCTGAAGTGGTGGGTGGCCATCCTCTGTTCGGTCCTCTTGCAACTCACCCTCTGGAACTTTCCATTGTTCTCTGCCCGGCCCGGGTTCACAGGTGGGCATCCTGGCCCGGTGAAGTGTTCTGGGCAGCCCGTGTTCAAGTCATTGAAACCACACCGGAACACCATGACCGTGTCATGGCCGTGGTCCAGGGAATGAACCATCTCAATACCCTTCTCATGTCAATGCTTATGGGGGAATGCGGAATCGGCAGGCAGGAGCTCGAGCATTTTGCCACGCCCCTGTTTCGGTCGAAGCTGTCCATGGTTGACAGAATACTGTCCGGAAATACAAGGATGTATGCTGGACTCATGACGGCTAATCCGCACGTCCCAGCCCTTCTCGATCGCTACAGCGCCCTGGTCAACGAACTGATCGGCCTGGTCGGTCGCGGCGACGGTACTGCTCTCGCGGAGCGTATGGACAGGCTTAACCAGGACAGGGATGCTCTGATTTAG
- a CDS encoding Hsp20/alpha crystallin family protein, which yields MWLTGLRGFDWMPDLWSELDRRQRESGRLFSRSGTSRYQNYPAVNLWMNENDVILSAEIPGIDLEKMDISVEGDVLDLSGSRSLEAVGEEAKYHRQERPYGSFRRKIRLPFSINSEKVDARYEKGVLTVRLPRIEEEKPRKISIKSE from the coding sequence ATGTGGCTGACAGGATTGAGGGGTTTTGACTGGATGCCTGATCTCTGGAGTGAGCTCGATCGAAGGCAACGTGAAAGCGGTCGACTCTTTTCGAGAAGCGGGACATCACGTTATCAGAACTATCCCGCAGTGAACCTGTGGATGAACGAAAATGATGTTATCCTTTCCGCCGAAATACCTGGGATTGACTTGGAAAAAATGGATATCTCCGTCGAAGGCGATGTACTGGACCTGAGCGGATCGAGGTCTCTTGAAGCAGTGGGTGAGGAAGCGAAGTACCACCGGCAGGAGAGACCCTACGGCAGCTTCAGGAGGAAAATCCGGCTCCCCTTCAGTATCAACAGCGAAAAAGTCGACGCCCGGTATGAAAAGGGAGTCCTGACCGTTCGACTGCCCAGAATCGAAGAGGAAAAACCGAGAAAAATCAGTATCAAAAGTGAGTAA
- a CDS encoding CoA transferase: protein MISTASQGMALEGVRVLDLTIAYNGPFCTMNLADHGAEVIKIERPVTGDGTRWWPPFREGRTGINDSGYYAFLNRNKKGITLDLQSEEGKRVFKELVKTADVVVNNFKAGTMEKLGLSYEVLKEVNPRIIYAATSGFGSYGPFRDRPAYDIIAQALGGLMSICGYPDGPPVKVGPAVGDNFTGTYLALGIVMALYKRKETGVGQMVEVAMTDTVVSILEAAIIAYTMTGTMHGRVGNIDPFTTPFDMFRCKEGDYLVIAASSDALWEKLCHVMGRPDMLEDERLANIGLRCDNYFSIIEPVMREWAESHACGELESMLADAGIPCAPVLEIDQVVNHPNTRAREMIVKVEHPTLGTLEIPGIPIKMFGTPGRIRMPSPLLGQHNEEIFGELDFSDGGEPPERQMLCENLQNN, encoded by the coding sequence ATGATAAGTACAGCAAGCCAGGGAATGGCTCTCGAAGGAGTCAGAGTTCTGGACCTCACCATCGCCTACAATGGACCCTTCTGTACCATGAACCTGGCTGATCACGGAGCGGAAGTGATCAAGATCGAAAGGCCGGTGACCGGTGATGGAACCCGCTGGTGGCCGCCCTTCAGGGAAGGCCGGACAGGTATCAACGACAGTGGATATTACGCTTTTCTCAACCGCAACAAAAAGGGCATCACCCTGGACCTGCAGAGTGAGGAAGGGAAACGGGTATTCAAGGAACTGGTGAAAACCGCGGACGTGGTTGTCAACAACTTCAAAGCCGGAACCATGGAAAAACTCGGACTCTCCTACGAAGTCCTCAAGGAAGTCAACCCGCGGATCATTTACGCGGCCACGTCCGGATTCGGTTCCTACGGCCCCTTTCGTGACCGACCCGCTTATGACATAATCGCCCAGGCCCTGGGCGGGTTGATGAGTATATGCGGTTACCCCGACGGCCCTCCCGTCAAGGTTGGTCCCGCCGTCGGCGACAACTTCACAGGCACATACCTTGCCCTGGGCATCGTCATGGCTCTGTACAAACGTAAAGAGACCGGAGTCGGCCAAATGGTTGAAGTGGCCATGACGGACACAGTCGTCTCGATCCTTGAAGCGGCGATCATCGCCTACACCATGACCGGCACCATGCACGGGCGGGTAGGAAACATCGATCCCTTCACCACTCCTTTCGACATGTTCAGGTGCAAGGAGGGCGATTATCTGGTCATCGCCGCGTCAAGCGACGCTCTCTGGGAAAAACTCTGCCATGTGATGGGACGGCCCGATATGCTCGAAGATGAACGGCTCGCGAACATCGGATTGCGTTGCGATAACTACTTTTCGATCATCGAGCCGGTTATGCGCGAGTGGGCTGAATCACATGCCTGCGGCGAACTTGAAAGCATGCTCGCCGATGCGGGAATTCCCTGCGCTCCGGTACTCGAGATCGACCAGGTAGTTAACCATCCCAACACAAGGGCCCGGGAAATGATCGTGAAGGTCGAACATCCTACACTCGGCACACTTGAAATTCCGGGCATTCCGATTAAAATGTTCGGAACCCCCGGTCGGATCCGTATGCCCTCACCTCTGCTGGGGCAGCACAACGAGGAGATTTTTGGTGAACTGGATTTCTCCGATGGAGGAGAACCGCCCGAAAGACAGATGCTGTGTGAAAATCTTCAGAATAATTGA
- a CDS encoding response regulator transcription factor — MSITVFLADDHTIVRDGLRYLLEANDITVIGEASNGRETVKKVKELNPDIVIMDILMADLNGIEATEQICEECPSTRVIMLSMQSSSESVLRSLKAGASAYLLKESAGRELLAAINEVHTGRRYLSAKISDHVTTALLEKKDGLEDPLSVLSTREREVLQLVVEGKTSAKIAETLFLSVKTIETYRSRLMNKLGIKDISGLIKFAIQHGITPLE, encoded by the coding sequence ATGAGTATTACGGTTTTTCTGGCCGACGATCATACCATCGTTCGCGATGGACTTCGATACCTGCTCGAGGCGAACGACATCACCGTCATCGGTGAAGCCTCTAACGGCCGCGAAACGGTGAAAAAGGTAAAAGAACTCAATCCGGACATCGTCATCATGGATATTCTTATGGCCGACTTGAACGGCATTGAAGCCACGGAACAGATCTGCGAAGAATGCCCGTCAACCAGGGTTATCATGCTCTCGATGCAGTCTTCGTCGGAATCGGTCCTTCGGTCACTGAAGGCGGGAGCGAGCGCCTATCTGCTGAAAGAGTCGGCCGGCCGCGAACTTCTCGCGGCAATTAATGAGGTTCACACGGGCCGCCGCTACCTGAGCGCGAAAATCTCAGATCATGTCACTACCGCCCTCCTTGAGAAAAAGGACGGCCTGGAGGACCCCCTGTCGGTTCTCAGTACGAGGGAACGTGAAGTATTGCAGCTCGTCGTGGAGGGAAAAACCAGCGCGAAAATAGCGGAAACTCTGTTTCTCTCGGTAAAAACAATCGAAACATACCGAAGCCGGCTCATGAACAAGCTTGGAATAAAAGACATTTCGGGACTTATCAAGTTCGCCATTCAGCATGGCATTACGCCCCTCGAATAA
- a CDS encoding PAS domain S-box protein: MKSNATTKRQRPDELAGRRRQTDGPQLRDRKYGTTGEALRAGEEIYRNLVESTLDLIFIVDRRGTYTYVNPRFEKVTGYSMNELMGEPFTCLVAPEFVQSTLDRFRKGIRGEETGPYEAEIIHHDGRRIPVEFLVTTRHDATGVALGRFGIGRDITERRKADDALRRITADLEKAQELAHIGSWRYNAETKLSLWSEEMFRILLLESTHGRPFHIDPKTCIHPDDWRRFKRLTRAALKGKPYGTEVRIIRPNGSTGYLFTTGEAEYGKNGSIQGLFGTAQDITERKNIEKTLEDQREQLRVLSMQLSEAEEAERRRIARDLHDQVGQNLTVVGINLTILKDAIPDTCLQSMPLHLLEDSLKLVEQTTELTRSLMADLRPPDMDEYGLVASVRWYGKNFSARTGIDVIIEGDDIDPRPAPSIENNIFRIVQEVLTNTHKHAEATLAIITMGVSRGMLSLSITDNGIGFNLADRKKSDGHTGWGLMTMTERTEMIGGSFTIESKRGKGTKISVKVPL, encoded by the coding sequence ATGAAAAGCAACGCGACAACAAAACGGCAACGGCCCGATGAACTTGCCGGGCGTCGCCGGCAGACAGATGGACCACAGCTGCGGGACAGAAAGTACGGCACAACAGGAGAGGCGCTCCGGGCCGGCGAAGAAATCTACCGCAATCTTGTAGAATCCACGCTGGATCTCATCTTTATCGTCGACCGAAGGGGAACCTACACCTATGTCAACCCTCGGTTCGAAAAAGTCACGGGTTATTCAATGAATGAACTGATGGGAGAACCCTTCACCTGCCTCGTGGCACCGGAGTTTGTGCAATCGACCCTGGACAGGTTCAGAAAAGGCATCAGAGGCGAGGAGACGGGACCCTACGAAGCGGAAATCATCCATCATGACGGGAGGCGAATCCCGGTCGAGTTCCTCGTCACGACCCGGCATGACGCGACAGGAGTTGCCTTGGGAAGGTTCGGCATCGGCAGGGATATCACTGAACGCAGAAAAGCCGATGACGCGTTGCGCCGGATCACTGCAGATCTTGAGAAGGCCCAGGAACTGGCTCATATCGGTTCATGGCGGTACAACGCGGAGACGAAACTGTCCCTGTGGTCCGAAGAAATGTTTCGAATCCTGCTCCTCGAGTCGACTCATGGCAGACCCTTCCACATTGACCCAAAAACCTGCATTCATCCCGATGACTGGCGGCGCTTCAAACGGTTGACGCGGGCGGCTCTCAAGGGGAAACCCTATGGCACGGAAGTGAGAATCATTCGTCCCAACGGGTCCACAGGCTATCTTTTCACCACGGGAGAGGCTGAGTATGGAAAGAACGGAAGCATCCAGGGGCTCTTCGGCACCGCGCAGGATATAACTGAGCGTAAAAACATCGAGAAGACTCTTGAGGATCAACGTGAGCAGCTCCGGGTTCTTTCCATGCAGCTTTCCGAGGCGGAGGAGGCGGAACGGAGAAGAATCGCCCGCGATCTCCACGACCAGGTGGGGCAGAATCTCACCGTGGTCGGCATAAACCTGACCATACTCAAGGATGCGATTCCTGATACCTGTTTGCAATCGATGCCCTTGCACCTCCTGGAAGATTCACTGAAGCTGGTTGAACAGACAACGGAGCTCACCCGCAGTCTCATGGCGGACCTCAGACCTCCGGACATGGATGAATATGGCCTCGTCGCTTCCGTCCGATGGTACGGCAAGAACTTTTCAGCCCGAACGGGTATAGACGTGATCATCGAGGGGGACGATATCGATCCCCGTCCAGCCCCGTCGATAGAGAATAACATTTTTCGAATCGTCCAGGAGGTTCTGACCAACACACACAAACACGCCGAGGCCACTCTGGCAATTATTACCATGGGCGTCTCCCGGGGCATGCTTTCGCTGAGCATCACCGATAACGGTATCGGCTTCAATCTCGCGGATCGAAAAAAGTCGGACGGCCATACGGGATGGGGCCTCATGACCATGACCGAGAGGACCGAAATGATCGGCGGCTCTTTCACCATTGAATCGAAAAGAGGAAAAGGAACGAAGATTTCTGTAAAGGTACCGCTATGA
- a CDS encoding DUF2179 domain-containing protein, which yields MDFTALVESSFFSWVIIPLLIFSARIVDVSLGTIRIIYVARGLKFLSPILGFFELMIWLLAISQIFRNFASPLYYLAYAGGFATGNFVGIILEERLAMGRVVIRIITQIETTNLIASLRKAGYGVTVVDAAGSTGPVKLIFTVVDRKEMETVIGMVQQFNPRAFFSVEDVRVAKEGIFPASRNSAMSLLNILRKGK from the coding sequence ATGGACTTTACAGCTTTAGTAGAATCAAGTTTCTTCAGTTGGGTCATCATCCCGCTGTTGATTTTTTCAGCCCGCATTGTCGACGTTTCTCTGGGAACAATCCGTATTATTTACGTAGCCCGAGGTCTCAAGTTCCTTTCTCCGATCCTCGGCTTCTTTGAGCTCATGATCTGGCTGCTGGCAATCAGCCAGATTTTTCGGAACTTCGCCAGTCCCTTGTACTATCTCGCCTATGCCGGCGGCTTCGCGACCGGTAATTTCGTGGGCATTATCCTTGAAGAACGACTGGCCATGGGCAGAGTGGTTATCCGGATCATAACCCAGATAGAGACCACGAACCTTATCGCTTCCTTGAGAAAAGCGGGGTACGGCGTAACCGTTGTCGATGCTGCAGGATCCACGGGACCGGTTAAACTGATTTTCACCGTCGTGGATCGGAAAGAAATGGAAACGGTTATCGGCATGGTCCAACAGTTCAACCCCAGGGCCTTCTTTTCCGTAGAAGATGTCCGGGTCGCAAAGGAAGGCATCTTCCCGGCCTCGCGGAATTCTGCTATGAGCCTTCTCAATATCCTCCGCAAAGGCAAATGA
- a CDS encoding amidohydrolase family protein — MKVIDFHIHIGTKDQFTPWVVDFFGETNPRYLEEFADGITPEQAIAFLKSHNVDRSVILAEYAPRASAWVTNEFVSEFSKGHDELIPFGCLNFLDERSYEEQARYAVEELGVKGFKLLPSYQHFWPDDQSLFPFYEYVQSLGMPIMFHTGTSIFHGTRIKYADPLLLDEVADQFPDLNIIMEHGGRTFWYDRAAWLIRKYRNMHIGIAGIATRRLPEFFPRLEMSSDRFIFGSDWPGVADINGLIERVLALPYSNETKERILYRNAERVLGIA, encoded by the coding sequence ATGAAGGTTATTGATTTCCACATTCACATCGGAACAAAAGACCAATTCACGCCCTGGGTGGTGGATTTTTTCGGGGAGACGAACCCGCGCTACCTGGAAGAATTCGCGGACGGAATTACGCCGGAACAGGCTATTGCCTTTCTGAAATCTCATAATGTGGACCGTTCCGTTATCCTGGCGGAATACGCTCCCCGGGCGTCAGCATGGGTGACCAATGAGTTCGTATCGGAGTTCAGCAAGGGCCACGATGAGCTTATTCCCTTCGGTTGTCTGAACTTCCTGGATGAACGGTCCTATGAAGAGCAGGCCAGATACGCCGTGGAGGAGCTGGGCGTGAAGGGTTTCAAGCTGCTTCCGTCCTACCAGCACTTCTGGCCCGATGACCAGAGCCTGTTTCCTTTCTATGAGTATGTTCAGTCGCTGGGCATGCCTATTATGTTTCACACGGGAACCTCGATTTTTCACGGTACCCGTATCAAGTATGCGGATCCCTTGCTACTCGATGAAGTGGCCGATCAGTTTCCTGACTTGAACATCATTATGGAACACGGAGGGAGAACCTTCTGGTACGACAGGGCGGCCTGGCTCATTCGCAAATACCGGAACATGCACATCGGGATCGCGGGTATCGCGACCAGGCGCCTGCCTGAATTTTTTCCCCGGCTTGAGATGTCGAGCGACCGTTTCATCTTCGGCAGTGACTGGCCCGGTGTGGCCGACATCAACGGGCTCATCGAGCGGGTCCTGGCGCTGCCGTACAGCAATGAAACAAAAGAACGGATACTCTACCGGAACGCGGAGCGGGTCTTGGGAATCGCCTGA
- a CDS encoding GNAT family N-acetyltransferase produces MYDLKPDCYHRVEQALAGVPFNRLFAEAVTGGYVAGRVFVDKLDEPSAFYICHPYGMSLLVGSPGAPRFNEDLREFMLNAGRHRSKREYLLVHPDDWCTEIAESLGPRLAEIDFSSEDVAACIERHEDDVVLNRRINFVFDRQRYRDFQRLNHDELARLHQNISPLGEDEFSSFDGHVVPKYFWNNYEDFKKYSKGFCLKVDEKTVSAAFCSFYSTAYLELGMETAENYRGRGFSAATCSALIDYALERKLTPAWACILSNRSSCALARKLGFEETLSLPCYMLPFTAGL; encoded by the coding sequence ATGTACGACTTGAAACCTGACTGCTATCACAGGGTTGAACAAGCCCTTGCGGGTGTTCCCTTTAACAGGCTTTTCGCGGAAGCGGTCACAGGGGGCTATGTGGCGGGTCGCGTCTTCGTCGACAAGCTCGATGAACCTTCGGCTTTTTACATATGCCATCCCTACGGCATGTCACTGCTTGTCGGGTCCCCCGGCGCGCCGCGCTTCAACGAAGACCTGCGTGAGTTCATGCTCAACGCAGGCCGCCACCGTTCGAAAAGAGAATACCTGCTCGTCCACCCCGACGACTGGTGTACCGAAATCGCCGAAAGCCTCGGTCCCCGCCTCGCGGAAATTGATTTCAGCAGTGAGGACGTTGCGGCCTGTATCGAACGCCATGAAGACGATGTAGTCCTGAACAGGAGGATCAATTTCGTCTTTGACCGTCAGCGCTACAGGGACTTTCAGAGACTCAACCATGATGAACTGGCCCGGCTTCATCAGAACATCTCCCCCTTGGGCGAAGATGAATTTTCATCCTTCGACGGGCACGTGGTACCGAAGTATTTCTGGAACAACTACGAAGACTTTAAAAAATATTCAAAGGGATTCTGTCTGAAGGTCGACGAGAAAACCGTATCGGCTGCTTTTTGTTCATTTTACAGCACCGCATATCTCGAACTGGGTATGGAGACCGCCGAGAACTATCGTGGCCGGGGCTTCTCCGCGGCAACCTGTTCAGCCCTCATCGACTACGCCCTTGAAAGAAAGCTCACGCCAGCCTGGGCGTGCATTCTTTCAAACCGGTCCTCCTGCGCTCTTGCCCGGAAACTGGGTTTCGAGGAAACCCTGTCCCTTCCCTGCTACATGCTGCCCTTCACTGCCGGCCTGTAA
- a CDS encoding Hsp20/alpha crystallin family protein, translating to MIEPGKEMEGLKEQARLEREDIRNRPVYVPRVDIFETMESITLLADMPGVDEQSVDIIIEKDVLTINGTVEPESHTDFRLVHADYGTGDYRRSFTVTDEIDHNRIEAVVKNGVLKLVLPKAERAKPKKITVKTA from the coding sequence ATGATAGAGCCAGGAAAAGAAATGGAGGGATTGAAGGAGCAGGCCCGGCTGGAGCGTGAAGACATCAGGAACAGGCCGGTCTATGTCCCCAGAGTGGACATCTTCGAAACGATGGAGTCCATCACCTTGCTTGCCGACATGCCCGGGGTGGACGAACAATCCGTGGACATTATCATTGAAAAAGATGTCCTCACCATCAATGGAACTGTTGAGCCGGAAAGCCACACCGATTTCAGACTGGTGCACGCCGATTACGGAACCGGTGACTATCGACGGTCCTTTACGGTAACCGACGAGATAGACCACAACCGGATAGAGGCGGTGGTGAAAAACGGCGTACTGAAGCTTGTGCTTCCCAAGGCGGAACGAGCGAAGCCGAAGAAAATCACTGTTAAAACAGCATAA
- a CDS encoding TRAP transporter large permease, whose amino-acid sequence MTVIVIAMVLVVIMMLLGVPVGFAFGLGGFAILFVTGLDPRFAIPAAFRNMESYTLMALPLFIMAGSLMKDSDISSRLIAFTQSFLGRVRGGLGMVCVVACTVFGAISGSAAAAIAAIGSVMIPEMVKQGYPRGYATGLVACSSMLALLIPPSIPMIVFAMTAQISILAAFLSTLIPGLMMMTIYCVINMIMCRKFKNLQLAPKINLAAQVREIGRSAIHAGWALFMPVLVLGGIYGGIFTPTEAAAISAVYAVLVGFLAHRTMTFRGMSQNLRDSMITSGVVMVLLFFTLMVSRIMVTYQVPQVLTDLIFTVTANKVMVLVMLNVILLLMGMLVDDVSGNILSAALLLPIAVSVGIEPVHFAAISVVNLSLGNITPPCAPMLYLAGMIGGNLPLNEYIKPASVFMIFGAIPVILLVTYVPGFALVLVNILL is encoded by the coding sequence ATGACAGTCATAGTAATAGCAATGGTCCTGGTGGTTATCATGATGCTTCTGGGGGTACCCGTTGGATTTGCCTTCGGGCTCGGGGGCTTCGCCATACTTTTCGTAACGGGCCTGGACCCTCGATTTGCCATACCGGCGGCATTTCGCAACATGGAGTCCTACACACTGATGGCCCTGCCCCTGTTCATAATGGCCGGCTCATTGATGAAAGATTCCGATATTTCAAGCCGCCTGATCGCCTTCACCCAGTCGTTTCTCGGCAGGGTACGGGGCGGGCTGGGGATGGTCTGCGTTGTCGCCTGTACCGTTTTCGGCGCGATCTCGGGTTCCGCCGCAGCGGCCATCGCCGCCATCGGCTCGGTGATGATTCCCGAAATGGTCAAACAGGGCTATCCGCGGGGCTACGCCACGGGACTGGTAGCCTGTTCTTCCATGCTTGCACTGCTGATCCCGCCGAGCATACCCATGATCGTTTTTGCCATGACAGCCCAGATATCAATCCTGGCGGCATTTTTAAGTACGCTGATTCCCGGCCTGATGATGATGACCATATATTGCGTGATTAACATGATCATGTGCCGGAAATTTAAGAATCTTCAACTGGCCCCCAAAATCAACTTGGCGGCACAGGTCAGGGAAATTGGAAGATCAGCCATACATGCCGGATGGGCCCTGTTCATGCCGGTCCTGGTGCTGGGAGGCATTTACGGAGGCATCTTCACTCCTACCGAGGCAGCGGCCATTTCAGCCGTCTATGCGGTGCTCGTAGGCTTCCTGGCCCACCGAACCATGACCTTCAGGGGGATGAGCCAAAACCTACGGGACTCCATGATAACCTCCGGCGTGGTGATGGTTCTCCTGTTTTTTACTCTCATGGTCAGCCGGATCATGGTTACCTATCAGGTACCGCAGGTCCTGACGGACCTGATCTTTACCGTAACCGCGAACAAGGTGATGGTCCTGGTGATGCTCAACGTGATTCTGTTGCTCATGGGAATGCTGGTCGATGATGTTTCCGGCAACATTCTGTCGGCGGCGCTCCTGTTGCCGATCGCGGTATCGGTTGGAATCGAACCGGTTCATTTCGCTGCCATATCGGTTGTCAATCTCTCCCTGGGCAATATAACGCCTCCCTGCGCGCCCATGCTGTACCTCGCGGGGATGATAGGCGGCAATCTGCCGCTCAACGAATATATAAAGCCGGCATCGGTCTTTATGATCTTTGGCGCAATCCCTGTGATCCTTCTGGTAACGTACGTTCCCGGCTTCGCCCTCGTGCTGGTGAACATATTGCTGTGA
- a CDS encoding TRAP transporter small permease, with protein MRQKVTTALTYIDSGLDRGISAIIITGAIIMTLTIVLQVLLRYVFKVPLFGLEEFSRLVAVWLYFFGAVLGTRNDGHVQGDIAARLVPNERSRALLKTITWTLSLVACVLLLCHAARYSLWLHGTGERTTGLWWPRVYSVGSMLIGAVLITLYSVANMIRNLESFINYSGVSSGGKS; from the coding sequence ATGAGGCAGAAGGTTACGACAGCCCTGACATATATCGATAGCGGCCTCGACAGGGGAATCTCGGCTATCATCATAACTGGCGCCATAATCATGACTCTGACGATCGTTCTGCAGGTACTGCTGCGCTATGTATTCAAGGTTCCCCTCTTCGGACTGGAAGAGTTTTCCCGTCTGGTCGCGGTATGGTTGTATTTTTTCGGCGCCGTTCTGGGTACCCGAAATGACGGTCATGTTCAGGGGGACATCGCGGCACGCCTGGTTCCGAATGAACGCTCCCGGGCGCTCCTCAAAACAATCACCTGGACCTTGAGCCTGGTGGCCTGCGTGCTGCTCCTGTGTCACGCGGCGCGCTACTCGCTGTGGCTCCATGGCACCGGAGAGAGGACTACGGGACTCTGGTGGCCGCGCGTGTACAGCGTCGGCTCCATGTTAATCGGAGCGGTGCTGATAACCCTGTATTCCGTGGCCAACATGATCAGAAATCTGGAGTCCTTTATCAACTACTCCGGTGTCTCCTCGGGAGGTAAATCATGA
- a CDS encoding enoyl-CoA hydratase/isomerase family protein, with amino-acid sequence MNVKEDAVLYERKGNVGFIIFNRPHRLNAINGRFLDDFIRHLLTAKKDTEVVTVVMTGRGSSFCVGEDLKETAGGKSFEQWIAEVDRLQDIQRQTLQLNKPLIAMCRGYAVGGGCEFALSCDFRIADETAKFGFPETGIGLSITQAGTKLLSQVVGLGKAKELALTGEFIDAREACRIGLVNYVVKPEELEERVNTFCEVIGKRSPMSLRFARAAIDQGLHSSFEQVMEMETAHLLSLGGSGYERSFVERRMKEHGMKRD; translated from the coding sequence GTGAATGTGAAAGAAGATGCTGTTCTTTACGAAAGAAAAGGTAATGTCGGTTTTATTATTTTTAACCGCCCTCACCGGCTCAATGCCATAAACGGTCGGTTCCTGGATGATTTCATCAGGCACCTGCTGACGGCGAAAAAGGATACCGAAGTCGTAACGGTGGTGATGACCGGCAGGGGATCGTCTTTTTGCGTCGGAGAAGATCTCAAGGAAACCGCCGGGGGTAAGAGTTTCGAACAGTGGATCGCCGAGGTGGACAGGCTGCAGGATATCCAGCGCCAGACATTACAACTGAACAAGCCGCTTATCGCCATGTGCAGGGGCTATGCCGTGGGAGGGGGATGCGAGTTCGCCTTGAGCTGCGATTTCCGCATTGCCGATGAAACCGCCAAGTTCGGCTTTCCCGAAACGGGCATCGGATTGTCCATAACCCAGGCGGGGACAAAGCTGCTCTCCCAGGTCGTCGGCCTGGGGAAAGCCAAGGAACTGGCCCTTACCGGCGAGTTTATCGACGCCCGTGAAGCTTGCCGCATCGGCCTGGTCAACTATGTGGTGAAGCCCGAAGAGCTTGAAGAGCGCGTGAACACCTTCTGCGAGGTAATCGGCAAACGATCCCCTATGTCCCTGAGATTCGCGCGGGCGGCCATCGATCAGGGTCTGCACAGCAGTTTCGAACAGGTCATGGAAATGGAAACGGCACACCTGCTGTCCCTCGGCGGATCAGGGTACGAAAGGAGTTTTGTTGAGCGCCGGATGAAAGAACACGGCATGAAGAGAGATTGA
- a CDS encoding MaoC family dehydratase N-terminal domain-containing protein: MKEYLYLDDYSIGERMTSPARTLTEADIVNFAGLTGDWAPLHTDVEYAATTPFKSRIAHGMLTLSIGMALPFRLGPYSSYLPKSFIAFYGMEHVRFTAPARIGDTIRCEVEVIDITDKGPDKGVLTVRIHIMNQRDELLVSSVLKLFCGKAPR, from the coding sequence ATGAAGGAATATCTCTATCTCGACGACTACAGCATAGGTGAGCGGATGACTTCACCGGCACGGACACTGACGGAAGCGGACATAGTCAATTTCGCCGGGCTTACGGGGGACTGGGCACCGCTCCACACGGATGTGGAGTACGCGGCGACGACACCCTTCAAGAGCAGAATCGCCCATGGAATGCTGACTCTGAGCATCGGCATGGCACTTCCCTTCAGGTTGGGACCCTACTCGAGCTATCTTCCGAAATCTTTCATTGCCTTTTATGGGATGGAGCATGTACGCTTTACAGCCCCTGCAAGGATCGGAGATACGATCCGCTGCGAGGTGGAAGTAATCGATATAACCGACAAGGGGCCGGACAAGGGAGTATTGACCGTTCGTATTCACATCATGAACCAGAGGGACGAGCTGCTTGTTTCCAGTGTCCTGAAACTCTTCTGTGGGAAAGCGCCCCGTTGA